Proteins encoded together in one Desulfonatronum thiosulfatophilum window:
- a CDS encoding chromate resistance protein ChrB domain-containing protein: MKTTDEKQGSTWLLCIHNIPPKPPYLRAKAARRLAALGAVALKNAVYVLPDDVRQREGLLWLSREIEQGGGRVFACRAAFDVAIGNADNDRIKSLFIEARDAQYRELAAEARPIFEGLNDSCAADEGRRKETAAWLAQLRSRYDRIVAVDFFGAPGREAMESILAGAEKWLRLAAAGEDKSSEMDAALRLEEYIGRTWVTRPGIHVDRIASAWLIRRFIDSEAIFRFDAESVSPGDLRFDMAEAEFTHEGAECTFEVMLRRFGLLDDSALKSLGAIIHDIDLDEHHPARPESPGIAALMAGIVLREDDDGQRLKHGFQILDSLLEFFRKHPTTNKAV; encoded by the coding sequence AGGCTGCCAGACGCCTGGCCGCTCTCGGAGCCGTGGCCCTGAAGAACGCAGTGTACGTTCTGCCGGACGACGTACGCCAACGCGAAGGGCTGCTCTGGCTCTCCAGGGAAATCGAGCAGGGAGGCGGACGTGTATTTGCGTGTCGCGCTGCTTTTGACGTCGCCATCGGGAATGCTGACAACGATCGAATCAAGTCGTTGTTTATTGAGGCCCGTGATGCTCAGTACCGGGAACTGGCCGCCGAGGCTCGCCCCATTTTCGAGGGATTGAATGATTCCTGCGCAGCGGATGAAGGCCGCCGAAAGGAAACGGCGGCCTGGTTGGCGCAGTTGCGATCCCGGTATGACAGGATCGTTGCCGTGGATTTTTTCGGTGCACCTGGGCGCGAAGCAATGGAAAGCATTCTCGCCGGCGCGGAAAAGTGGCTGCGTTTGGCCGCGGCCGGGGAAGACAAAAGCTCCGAAATGGACGCGGCGCTGCGGCTGGAGGAGTATATCGGCAGAACCTGGGTAACGCGGCCGGGAATACATGTGGATCGCATTGCTTCCGCCTGGTTGATCCGGCGGTTCATTGACTCAGAGGCCATTTTCCGTTTCGATGCCGAATCCGTATCGCCTGGAGACCTGCGGTTCGACATGGCTGAGGCGGAATTCACGCATGAAGGGGCGGAGTGTACTTTTGAGGTCATGCTCCGCCGTTTCGGGTTGCTGGACGATTCAGCCTTGAAATCCCTGGGGGCGATCATTCACGACATAGATCTGGATGAGCACCATCCCGCCAGGCCGGAATCACCCGGCATCGCCGCGCTGATGGCCGGGATTGTCCTGCGCGAAGACGACGACGGGCAACGCTTGAAGCACGGCTTCCAGATACTGGACAGCCTCTTGGAATTCTTTCGTAAACATCCCACAACAAATAAAGCTGTCTGA
- a CDS encoding class I SAM-dependent methyltransferase, which yields MPNTTEHWNKIFAAKADPELGWYEGDASQTLRFLEGIPHLESATVFLPGAGTSVLVDELLNRCHQLVLNDISDAALNKLKDRIQDNGKVVWLYHDMSKPLPKDCPLADLWIDRAVLHFLLEEPEIEGYFDNLRAVIKDGGFVLLAEFSPDGAPRCAGLDLHRYSAEEMAYRLGSQFTLIRQERFNYISPFGDQRPYIYALFQRRNSD from the coding sequence ATGCCGAATACAACTGAACATTGGAACAAGATATTCGCTGCCAAGGCGGACCCTGAACTAGGTTGGTATGAAGGCGATGCGTCGCAGACGCTGCGATTTCTTGAAGGGATTCCGCATCTGGAATCCGCCACGGTGTTTCTACCGGGAGCGGGAACCTCCGTGCTTGTTGACGAGTTATTGAACCGGTGTCATCAGCTTGTGCTGAATGACATCAGCGATGCGGCTCTCAATAAACTGAAAGACAGGATTCAGGACAACGGAAAAGTTGTCTGGTTATATCATGACATGTCGAAGCCGCTGCCGAAGGATTGTCCGCTCGCGGATCTCTGGATAGATCGGGCTGTTCTGCACTTCTTGCTTGAAGAGCCTGAAATTGAGGGCTATTTTGACAATCTCCGCGCCGTGATCAAGGATGGAGGGTTTGTTTTGCTTGCCGAGTTTTCGCCGGACGGCGCCCCCAGGTGTGCGGGATTGGATTTACACAGATATTCAGCAGAAGAGATGGCGTATCGACTCGGTTCCCAGTTCACCCTCATCCGCCAGGAAAGATTTAATTACATCAGTCCGTTCGGCGATCAACGACCGTATATATACGCCCTGTTTCAGAGAAGAAACAGTGACTGA
- a CDS encoding PP2C family protein-serine/threonine phosphatase — MSSPIIVFPKNLFHRAPGLLRTTNHFLFVLIVMSLYGGEICPYVNTLPLPRVFLIILPPLALAYLARVLLLQQIVDSAPLFSRSRRQFWMDLLLFVGVGLYIALHNLFFLGFPFLHSGLMLFLGFLTMGLFLALDLALEQDRCVFLQAKYSGLGRYPPESRFPVSRKLLLLTTALAVLTATILSLVVYHDLHWLTTTIATAENITALARVVIMEIFFVTGVLLLMVVNLIFSYTRNLKMLLGSHADVLQRVSHGDLSGHVPAVTNDELGFIAGHTNLMIEGLKEHLRLTKSLEVAREIQSSLLPEKPPSFAGLDLVGTSIPCDAITGDYFDYFKSIDNERVFVMIGDVSGHGIGSALIMASVRSLIRLRTALPGSLSECMFDVNRMMFLDTFGTGRFMTLFCLIVDHEKVPRWVSAGHDPGILYNPRTGSFSELRGNGLPLGIVQERHYQEFEGDALASGEILLMGTDGIWEATNSAGEFFGKERLREIIRGNAHRTAQEILTIITDAVISFRGDQVQEDDITLVVLKVTPDDLYA, encoded by the coding sequence ATGTCCTCACCAATTATCGTATTTCCAAAGAATTTGTTCCACCGGGCTCCTGGGCTGTTGAGAACCACGAATCACTTCCTTTTTGTCCTGATCGTCATGAGCCTCTATGGCGGAGAAATTTGTCCCTACGTCAATACGTTGCCGCTGCCGCGGGTTTTCCTGATCATTTTGCCTCCCTTGGCTTTAGCCTATTTGGCCCGTGTACTTCTTTTACAGCAAATCGTCGATTCAGCTCCTCTTTTTTCCCGATCCCGCCGCCAGTTCTGGATGGATCTGCTCCTGTTCGTCGGCGTTGGGTTGTATATTGCATTGCATAATCTTTTTTTTCTTGGCTTCCCTTTCCTGCACAGCGGTCTGATGCTTTTTTTGGGGTTTCTGACCATGGGGTTGTTTCTGGCCCTGGACTTGGCCCTGGAACAGGACCGTTGCGTCTTTTTGCAAGCCAAATACAGTGGATTGGGCCGCTACCCGCCGGAATCACGTTTTCCAGTGTCCCGCAAATTACTGCTTTTGACCACGGCTCTCGCTGTTTTGACGGCGACAATATTGAGTCTCGTTGTATATCATGATCTGCATTGGCTCACGACCACCATCGCGACCGCGGAAAACATCACGGCCCTTGCCCGCGTTGTGATCATGGAAATCTTTTTCGTTACGGGCGTACTTCTGCTCATGGTCGTGAATCTTATTTTCTCGTATACGCGTAATCTCAAGATGCTTCTTGGCAGCCATGCCGACGTTTTGCAGCGCGTCAGCCATGGTGATTTAAGCGGCCATGTCCCGGCAGTTACCAATGACGAACTGGGATTTATCGCCGGACACACCAATTTGATGATCGAGGGACTTAAGGAACATCTTAGACTGACGAAAAGCCTGGAAGTGGCACGGGAAATTCAAAGTAGCCTGCTGCCTGAGAAACCTCCGTCCTTCGCCGGCCTAGACCTAGTCGGCACAAGCATCCCCTGTGATGCTATCACAGGGGACTACTTTGACTATTTCAAGTCAATCGACAACGAACGAGTGTTCGTGATGATCGGCGACGTCAGCGGGCACGGCATAGGTTCGGCTCTGATCATGGCCTCGGTCCGCTCTCTGATCCGATTAAGAACCGCCCTGCCCGGTTCACTGTCCGAATGCATGTTCGATGTGAATCGAATGATGTTCTTGGATACTTTCGGCACAGGAAGGTTCATGACGTTATTCTGCTTGATCGTCGACCACGAGAAAGTTCCCAGGTGGGTCAGCGCCGGCCACGATCCAGGCATATTGTACAACCCACGGACGGGCAGTTTCAGCGAACTGCGTGGAAACGGCTTACCGCTGGGAATTGTGCAGGAACGTCACTACCAGGAATTTGAAGGGGATGCCCTGGCCTCGGGCGAGATCTTGCTTATGGGCACTGACGGCATCTGGGAGGCGACGAATTCGGCTGGAGAATTCTTCGGCAAGGAGCGGCTGCGTGAGATCATCCGTGGAAACGCACACCGTACGGCTCAGGAGATATTAACTATCATCACCGATGCAGTCATTTCCTTCCGGGGCGATCAGGTCCAGGAAGACGATATTACCCTCGTGGTGCTCAAAGTTACTCCAGACGACCTGTATGCCTGA